TGATAAAACTGTAAGGCTTTGGGATGTCAACACTGGTCAAGTTTTGAATATTTTGGAACATAGTCATGGGGTATGGTCGGTTGCTTTCAGTCCTGAAGGTAATATCCTGGCCAGTGGCAGTGATGATCAAACAGTCAAGCTCTGGGATATTCGCACAAGTGAATGTCTCAAAATTTTGTCGGGACATACAAGTTGGGTATTGTCCGTCGCTTTCAGTCCTGAAGGTAAGACCTTAGCCAGTAGCAGTAAAGATAAAACTGTGAAGCTTTGGGATGTTAGCACAGGTGAATGTCTCAAAATTTTGTTAGGACACACAAGCTGGGTATTGTCCGTTGCTTTTAGTCCTGAAGGTAAACTTCTGGCTAGCGGGAGTGTAGATCAAACGGTAAGGTTGTGGGATGTCCAATCCGGTCAATGTATCAAAATTTTGCATGGTCATACCCATTGGATAAGATCAGTTGCCTTTAGTCCAGATAGTCAAACTCTGGTAAGTGGCAGCGAAGATGAAACGGTAAAGTTGTGGGATGTTTTGACGGGTGAATGCCTAAAAACTTTAAGAAACGAAAGACCTTATGAGGGAATGAACATTACTGGTGTTACAGGTTTAACCCAAGGAACTATTACTTCTTTGAAAGTTTTAGGAGCAATCGAGAATTGACTTTCTCCCTGGCTTGACTTTGCTTCACTTTGTGTTGAGCCTGGAGCCAAGAGACGGCTTTTGAATTTATCGAACAGAATTCAGGAGTCAGGAGTCAGAATTCGCAATGTTTTCTGTGCGACTGGCGGATGAANNNTCNGGCGTTTTTGCACCCCCACCAAATNNNAAATTTGGTGGTCTTCAATTCCTGCGCGGTCTGAATCCCCGACTGATTTATTCTGACTCCTGAATTCTGACTTCTGAATTCTTCTTCAATCGTTGCATATATAAAATTACAGAGGTTTGAAAACCCATAAGCTATTGCGTATTTAACTTGGTTGTAAAAATTGGAGATTTAACTGCCTATTTTGCAGATTTAGGGACTTCATTCTGGAACATTAGATGCACAATAGCTTACTTTTTAAATATGGGTTTCCAAAGTTACTAAATACTTTGGCTACTGTCTAAGTATTTTTTAAGTGTGCGTACCATCTCTCGAATTACATCGCTCTTTGTTCGCTGCATTTTCTCACAATATTCCTCCAAGATGATTTTCTCCTCTAGCGAAAATTGAATTGTTAAATTAGCAGCATTTTTTTTAGCCATTGTCATTGACTTTTAATGACTTTCCAATTACTATTACATAGTAAACTACTGAGTAATCAAGATTAATCAAAAATTATAAACAGGAAATTAAAATTTTCTTCCACTAGAGTCAAAACTTGGTAATTCAATTCAGGAGATATTTATTAATATCATCATGAATGGTGGGTATAAATTTACAAATTAACTCTTAATCTGCTAATAATAGATTTGGCGATTAATAACGTTTAAACTCCCTCAATATCTTTTACTATTTCAGTTTTAACTATCTAAAATTATATTTTTTAAATGGTTTCTCTGACAGGGTTTTATCGAATTATTTAGCTTGTTTTGCAACAACTATAATTTAGTGAAAACTCTCTTCCATAAATGCCAGTGGTCGGAGCCTATTACTCCAAATACAATTCTCCCTAAAAAATTATGAAACCAGAGAAACCCAAACGCAATCGTGGGCTTATACTGACTCGTGAAGGCTGGCAAAAGCTTCAGAATGCCAAACTTGAGTGGGAATTTAGGAAAAACAATGGCTCCAAATCTACCTTAGAAGAATTAAGCGAACAAGCTGGGATCACTCCTGTCACTTTCAGAAAGATACTTACTCGTGAAACCGGGGTTGACAAACGAACGCTTGTGCGTTTGTTTATGACGTTTAATTTGGAACTGGATAAAAGCGATTACACAAGTCCAGACTCTGATTTAAAAGGGCAAAAAGACTTGAAAAACCCCAAGCGCGTTGATTGGGGAGAGATGGTGGATGTATCTGTTTTCTATGGGCGCACAGATGAACTGACTCTACTAGAGCAATGGCTGATTAAGGAACGCTGTCGAGTGGTGGCGCTGTTAGGAATGGGAGGAATTGGTAAAACAACTCTTGCTGCCAAATTATCACAAAAGGTTCAAGGATGGTTTGAGTACGTTATTTGGCGATCGCTCTACAATGCTCCCCCACTTTTTGACCTGCTGGCAAATTTAATTCAATTTTTTTCTAACGAGCAGGTTTTAGAAACTGACTTACCAAAAAGTGTAGATGGTAGAATATCACAACTAATTGAATATTTACAACAACAGCGCTGTCTGATCGTATTAGATAATGTAGAGACTATTCTGCAAACAGGCGCTTATGCTGGATGCTATCGAGAAGGCTATGAAGATTATGGCTTACTGATAAAACGATTGGGACAAGTTATGCATCAAAGCTCCTTGGTGCTGACTTCACGTGAAAAACCCAAAGATATAGCCTCACTGGGAGGAGAAACACTGGCTGTTCGCTCATTACAACTGAGTGGTTTAGAGGTAGTAGCAGGGCAAAAAATCTTTGAAGCCAAGGGTTTTTCTGGCTCAGAGTCAGAATTACCAGCAGTAGTCGAGCGTTATGCAGGTAATGCCCTAGCTTTGAAAATAGTGGCGACAACGATACAAGATGTTTTTGATGGTAATGTTGCTGAATTTCTGCAACATTACACGGCTGTTTTTGGTAGCATTCGCGATCTGCTAGACCAGCAGTTTTCGCGCTTGGCAAATTTAGAAAAAGATATCATATACTGGCTAGCAATCAATCGTGAGCCAGTTTCGCTATCAGAAATACGAGAGGATATTGTATCACCAATTCCACCACAAAACTTACTAGAAGCTCTGGAGTCTCTGGTAAGGCGCTCCTTAGTCGAGAAAAGCACAGCACTCTTTACACTACAACCTGTAGTCATGGAGTATGTTACTCAGCGATTGATAGAGATAGTTTGTCAAGAGATTGAAACTCAGAATCTTGATTTGTTCAGGTGTCATGCTTTGATGAAGGCGACGGCTAAAGACTACGTGAAGGAAATTCAAATTCGCCTTATTCTTAAGCCAGTTATAGATGGGTTGCTCGCTGTCACAAGAAGCAAAAGAAACCTTGAAAATCAGCTAACCCAAATTTTAGGAAGGCTACGAGAGACATCACCTTTAGAACAAAGTTATACAACTGGGAATATTCTCAATCTGCTTTGTCATTTAGAGAGCGATCTCACTGGCTATGATTTTTCTGATCTGAGCGTTTGGCAAGCAGACCTGCGGTGTTTGAAATTGCACGATGTAAATTTCCAAAACGCCAATTTT
This portion of the Nostoc sp. GT001 genome encodes:
- a CDS encoding ribbon-helix-helix protein, CopG family, with protein sequence MTMAKKNAANLTIQFSLEEKIILEEYCEKMQRTKSDVIREMVRTLKKYLDSSQSI